From one Electrophorus electricus isolate fEleEle1 chromosome 20, fEleEle1.pri, whole genome shotgun sequence genomic stretch:
- the nicn1 gene encoding nicolin-1, translating into MTGNPVDCTVKSPVALKIGDAVSDLFCPGVYITDIVLGEPENIQEISFKNYYTAYLTVCVLKREGGTADSPVKWATCVRNHCLMANPHTEGGSQDYFSIYRQQMLTEPDNVTTVRLIQRQPSSVWLSFAIEDIKIYSAAHEDSERDVPSWLSTITPVEEPLDLNGLPDPHAVSSSIQQMWALTEVMQSSQTTASVGRFDVDGCYDINLLSYT; encoded by the exons ATGACTGGCAATCCGGTGGACTGCACCGTGAAGTCCCCGGTGGCACTTAAAATTGGGGATGCTGTATCAGATTTATTCTGTCCGGGAGTCTATATAACGGACATCGTGCTGGGAGAGCCAGAGAAC ATACAAGAGATCTCCTTCAAGAACTACTACACAGCATATCtgacggtgtgtgtgttgaagagggagggggggacTGCAGACAGCCCTGTGAAGTGGGCCACCTGTGTGAGAAATCACTGCCTGATGGCCAACCCACACACTGAGGGAGGGTCACAGGACTACTTCTCCATCTACAGACAGCAG atgctGACAGAGCCTGATAACGTCACTACAGTGAGGCTCATACAGCGGCAGCCTTCCTCAGTCTGGCTCAGCTTCGCCATTGAGGATATCAAGATTTACTCAGCTGCACATGAA GACTCTGAGAGAGATGTTCCCTCCTGGCTGTCCACCATTACACCTGTTGAAGAACCTCTTGATTTGAAT GGCCTTCCTGACCCGCATGCGGTGTCATCCAGCATCCAGCAGATGTGGGCCCTCACTGAGGTCATGCAGTCCAGCCAGACCACAGCATCTGTGGGCCGCTTCGAT GTGGATGGTTGTTACGACATCAACCTGCTTTCTTACACTTGA